Genomic segment of Arachis hypogaea cultivar Tifrunner chromosome 16, arahy.Tifrunner.gnm2.J5K5, whole genome shotgun sequence:
aaaaaaagaaagagagaaggagaggCACTTAAAACAgaaaagaacttttagccatgtATATAcaaagcaaaaataaaagaacTTTATTTTATGCCCATCTCTCACTTTGACATACCCTTATAATTAGAATTTAACTAGAACACtattaattatacttttataCATTGGGCTTGTGGACCAAAATTGATTAGTAATAATAACCACCATAGGCCAATAAGCAAATCACACCCTTCTTTATGCTATAAATATAATCTTCCTAATAGCGATATATAACTAACTACATCAATTAGAGATTTCAAAACTTTAGCAATTTTGGCTCTATCCTCTATATTTGGAATTTTGTTTTAGGTAAATGGGTATTCTATGGAGTAATATGTGCATGATGATACTCCCATGATTATATACCCTTCTGACCTAATTTTATGTGccgtatattaattaataattaattaaattaaatgactTGATCGATCTCCTCCAATCTTTGAGATgattatctttattattattaatattatcttTAAAAGAGATCTCAAAGTAGTACAATCGTATCTCccttaaataattaattacattgCCTGACTGGACCATGCAATGTATCCGACTATAACCAAATTTAACTATTCCATTGAGATCATTAACTTAATGCAACTATATATGATTGGTTACAACtgctatttaatttaattaaattatcttaATCTCTACTTCATATCGttaatatatacttatatatatataaagtgaaaTAAAAAACCAATCCCACACATGTTGTCACATGAAAAACAAACATATGGttttatacataaaattatatacaaGACCTCCattatataatttcttttatgtgttgtatatatatgtatgattGAACACGTTAATTTGTTTCTATAAACATAACATCGTGACAGTGATATATGAGAAGCACGAGTTAGGTTATTATTGATTAGATTTTATGGACATGCATGCGCGTGTCGGTTTGATACTTTGATATATACATGTGTATATGTTAAGCTTTAAACAAAAACTTATGAGGTGATGGAGAAGGCACATGATGTTATTATATtcttactcattttattattttccattttttcatatatatatatgcatatattTATGACAGGTCCACCATATCTAATAGTCACGTCAATAAAAGTTCTTAAGCACGTCGTAGaaattaattttcagtttttCATCATGATGTTGACAAGTTGATATATTTCGTATGTATTACAAgtcaattaatataataattaacgcCCATATTATTATAGTTctttttaataacaaaatatgcTTATATATATAATGCTTTATCTTATTTTTGGGTCAAACAGTACGTATTAgagatgaaaaaagaaaaagtctaatAATTGTTCCTTGTTCAAATCTAATTATCTTGTTCTTCTATGAATTACGCTTCTGTCTAAATACTTCATAAATAGTTACATATATTTCGATTAATTAAAACAATGAATTATATTGAAGTTATATTAttagttgatatatatatatatatatatatatatatatatatatatatatatagtttaattattttattagtttttataattttattaaatttataattaaatttttatatatttttaattgaatctctacattacttttaattttataattatgtcctttttaatataaaaaatattagagttaactgaatatttattCGTAAATTGAAGGTATATATAGTTAAGAATCTACTTAAATATTTgactacatatttttttaaaaaaatatttcgttaattttaatatttttaatatgaaaatgacttaatataaaattaaaagtaatgcatgaacttaattaaaaaaatatatatatatatataaaaatttaattataaatttaataaaattataaagatcaaTCGAATATATAACTTCTCATGCTTGTGTTATTTTCAACTTTTGTAGCCTGATGATTTTCTTAGGGTGTCAAAATTAAAGGACAACTTTTGCAATCAAAGCTAACCATAACAATAAATCTTATGTAACGATTAACGAATGATGGCCACTTGAGAAATAAAGTAATGTTTAGTGTATGTTGAGGGGATTGGAAAGATATAATTCAATTAATGGAGGGGTCcatgatagaaaataaaaagcCCCAAGACATGGAGGAAAGTGGGGATAGGGACCAGGAATATATGCAATatatatgttgttatttttcagtaactttcttttcaaattaaatttaactCTTTCATCCACAAGAAGATGGTAAAAAAAAATGTTCAAATTAAATTACCACTTGAATTTGTATATAAGAACACATACATAGCATTATATCCTTCCTATAACCATTACAAATATGTAATTACTAGCAAACCACGTAACAAATTCAAAATTACGAGAACTAATCTACCTTTTTATAatctaaaagtttaaaatttgatcattgtttaaaaaaaaaaaaagaattcggtatagattaataaaaaataatcaacaagtcatcatattatattatattaaggtTCGATTAGTTTGGTACATTGCTTAATTAAGAGTTATCCTCctgttttactcaaatttttgttccattattaacaacaaataaatcaacaatttttgaattttgtttcacAATCTTAATTCAAGGAGCGAAAATGACTTCTTTTGTGGGTGTCTCAAAGTCTCAATTGTAGTTtcgaaagtaaaattaaagataaaaagaaaaacatacaagGTGTCGGAGGCAAagtaaaatgcagaaattaaaacaaacaggaaattaaaaagaagataaaagaagaaacatgaacgtaaaagagaaaaagacgtaaaagtaaagaaattttattaataaaaactgaaaGAAAGCAAAGTACAAGTGTTTGAGTTCAGATGAATTACTTAAGATTCCCAATTTTACTCTGTGATGCCAAGGGGCTGAGAGCGTTTTGGGTCTCTAAGTGTTTTCCAAGAAGAACTGAACTGATTACAACGTGTTCCTAAAGCTCTATTTATAGGCTAGCCTAATCTCAATGGGCAGTTACTCTTTATACACCACTTGCAggaaatttgaatttcttgtagcTGTTCCCGCACTTCTTACTTGctgttaatttcaaaatttaaataaataaccaaCTATCACATGATCTaacttaatttaatataaatataaatattatatataggaacattatcaaataactaattatttctttttataattttcttataaaatttatattttgtctaACAAGATGCCTCCAAGATTTCTCACTTGAAGATATGCAATGATTGAAAGTGAGAAAACTTTGTTGTTTgttgacattttttttttaatttttgatattgAGAGTCAATTGACATTTTAGACACATTCGCTTGACAGATTAAATGCCTACTAGTAAGATTTAACAGAATTTCTAAgtctataaaattttttacattaatagTTGAACTGTCAATGGGGTCTATTCTTTTGTATGAAATTTTTAAGTGTGTCAAATGATATCTGTTCTAATTTCGGCACATTAAATGTGTATCAATTGACCTTTGTTTTGACCTTTAATATTTCAATTAAGAGTTTTTTTTGACACACACTTTCATTGTTTTAATTGACACAATTTTCCTAACTTCAGAAGTAACGAAATCTTAACTTCGTGAAGTCGTTTCTTTCATATGTTAAACTCCAGGTgtcaattaaatttgataaaatttctaATCCTATAAAATCTCCACACTAACATTCTAATAGTTTTGACTCCAAGCGCTAAGAGACTCAACAGAATTTCTAAGTCAATTAGGTTTTTGTATTTATGAAGTACATACCCAAATGTCAATGAGAGATTATTTTTGTCCAAGATCTTAAACttgatgcattttttttaaataaaatcattcATATCTATTTTACACATCTCAATACTTTCATGATTAAATGCCTTGGTGTCAACTGTCAGTGGCTTGACTCCAAGATTATACATCCTGAACTCCACATGCATCTCATCATAGTAACATGTACTATTATTAGCAGGAACTTCTTCCACTCCTCCATCTTCGTtccagaaaatcaacttttgATGTAGAGTGGATGGAATAGCACCCATTCCATGAATTCAATCACGTCCCAAAAGCAAGTTAAAACCAGCCTTTGAAGGAACCACAACAAATAGAGTTGGCCTATTGACAGAACCAACCTCAATTGACAGCAGAACCACACCTCTAACAGAAAAAGTCCTTCCATTAAAATCTGTTATCCCAATGCTACTTTTAATCAGATCTTTTTCAGTTTTTCCAAGCCTTCCCATAATTCTTTCAGGCATGAGATTAACAGCAGCTCCCCTGTCAACCAAAATCTTATTGACTATCCTTCCATCAACACGAGCCTTGATATGCAGTGGACGCAAGTGTTCCTTATCATTTTCAGTAGACCTCTCAAATAATCCTCCACCACACATATTGTCATCTAGCAATAAGCATTCGCTTTCAGGGAAGACATCATAACAATAATCTTCTAATGACTCTACTTCCTGGACTTGACTATACTCCTCAGGCAGTATTGACACCACAGCTATAGGTTGCTTAACACCAAATATTGCTTCTAAGCTATCATCAAAATTATCAGTAATTAAATCTTCATCCTTTTCTCCCTTGTTTTCAACCATTACCATCTTCCCAGCAAGATTGTTCTTGACATTTTTATTGCACTTAGGGTGATTAGAAGAATTGCCTGTTTCTACAGACTTGACCATGGTTGGCAAAGGAGGAAAATCTACTCCGTGTCCCTTGTATGGATCCAAAGGAACATACTCAAGTATATTCTCTTTCTTCTCAAAAGTTGTAAAAGGAGAATATTTTGGAATATTTTGACAATTTGACCAAGGAGAATAATTAAGAACCTACTGCATGTTAGGATTATAACAAGAATAAATTGGCTTTGAGGGAACAGGCGCATTTTTGGGAATATATATACTACCTCCGTCTTGTGCATGATTCATGTTCTATAACTGAGACTCATAGTACCTGGGCTTAAAAGGTCTAGACTTCACCCATTTATTTTTTCCTCTTGCAAAAGCAGTAGGTTGATTCTGCACATTTCTCACATTCTGGACCCAtttattgtttgaaattttggTGGGAGGAACTCTTGTCTTTTGAGAAAATCCATCAGGTCTTCCATCAATCATGACCACAGTCTTCATCTTCTGGTTGACGGGTTGTACTCCAGTGTTGTTGACGCACTTGTTCAAAGGAGTTTGACCGCCCAACTTTAGTTTTCCCTCGGCTATCTTCCGCTTTAGCTCgttagtttcattttctttttcagcaatcttctttctcaactcagccttttctttctcttcaactTTGTACTTTTCAAACTCTTTTGCAGCTTCCTTGTCAAAAACAGCGTTGCACCTTGGGCACATGGCGATGGTGCTGTCAGATTCtttaattctcaacaaaaaatctaACAGATCCTCACCAGGACGAGGATAAATTGGCTTCTTGTCTTACTCAAAGATCCTCAGGtctttattttcatctttagcaCTAACCATTGTGGCATCAATTTCTACCATGTTGACTGACAAGTTGAATGGTTCAACATAATTTGAGTCAGCAGCAAATGGTTCAGTGTCCACCTTAATAGTAGTTTTATCCTCAAACTTCAATCTTCCCTCCTCAATTGCTTTTTGTATCATGTCCCTGAAACGGACGCAATTATTAGTGGTATGCGAAAATACCTGATGAAACTTACaaaatttcttattctttatttCATCAGCTGTAGGCATCTTTTTTCCTTCAGGTAAAATAAGCTGCTTATCTTTTAATAAAACCTCAAATATTTGATCTGCCTTAGAAATATCAAAAGAATAAGTCTTATTTTCAACTTTAGAATAAGAagaaactttttcttttcctttaacaGGCTTCAAAGATTTGCATACATAAGGAGGACCCCCACGTAATTCGACAATATAAATCTCTTTCTCATCTGAATCACTACTATCAGAAAAACAATCAACATATGCAACCTTTTTTGaaccatttttaaaattttctttttctttcttaatttgttcTATCTGTCTTACTCTTTCAGCTAACTGGGAAAGATCTAAAGTATGTTGATTGACAAGTTTCTTCCTAACTCCAAATTCTAACCCATTAGTAGCCATTTTGACAACTTCAGCTTCTGGAATCGGAGTAAAACATTTATTCCTCATGTTTCTAAACCGTGCCAAATAGGTGTCAATGGATTTTCCCTCTGCACGTTTGACAGAGAATAAATCTGTAAGACTAACTTTTAATTCACCTCGAAAAAATTGATCATGAAAATTTCTTTCTAGCTGTGCCCAAGAATGAATAGAATTTGGTCTCAAGTTGGAGAACCATgtaaatgcattttttgttaaagaagaaggaaaatatctCATCTTGAGATATTCATTAGAAGCTGCTTCCCCAATTTCAACAGTATATCGAGCAATATGCTCTACTGTAGACTCATTTTCTTCTCCAGAAAATTTTGTAAGAGATTTTGGAATTTTCCAACCTCTTGGAAGCTCTGCTTGTTGGACACATTCAGGAAAAGCAGACAAAAAATATGGTCTATTTAAACAACCCCCATTAAATCCCAAACGGTTTAAAACTTGTTCGACATTTCTTGCTAAATTATAATGCCCCCTAAGTTGTTTTGCCTAAGTCTTTCTAACATATCATCAGCATTTTGACCATGTCTAGGCATATGAACATCATAATTAGGAATTGCTCCACCGTTCTGATTAACATTATCAAATCTTAAACCTTGGTTgtcattttcttctaaatttaccaCAGTAGCAATCCTATTAACTTGcctatttaattgttcaattctagTGTTTGTGTTTTCTAAAAGAGGATTTAAAACTGTCACCATTTGATGAGTTAACATGTTTACTAGATCATGGTGACTTTCATCCATCTGTTGCCTAATATTTGCTGAAGATCCCACAGTTTGACTAGGTTGATTAACAGGCATTGCTCTTGACATGTCAGGAAATACAGGTCTAGAATTTTCTACCCTAGTGACAGTGGATGTAGTAGAATTAGATGCACTGTTATTTCCTGTATTAATAGAATGTGAAAAATTTTGTTGTGATACGTGTGAACCTGACGCCCCAGAAACAGGTACATTTGACATGCCATATGGATTTTgataaataagattttgaaaagttgAGTAGAAAGGCACAGGCAATCCTTGTGTCACCATGGAGGGGACATACCCCGGTGGCAAGCCATATGGCGGCCACCCCACGGTATTTATGTGAGTTGCATTTAATCCTGTATGGGCATGGCCAACGCCATCATGCCTCACTGACATCAAGGTAGGCTCTGCGTTTGAAACCACAGGAGAATTTCCGGATTCATTTCCTCTAATCTCATCattagaagtagaagaagatgctgCAGAAGTATTTGACATGTCAACTGACGTTGATTTCCTTGGCTCTGGACGCACGAACTTACCACTGCGTAACcacatgcaaattcaaaaatcttgatttttcttttgacaaactacaATCTATTGACAATGTCCTaccgggcgtgccaatttgttttactcaaatttttgttccattgttaacaacaaataaatcaacaattttcGAGTTTTGTTTCACAATCTTAATTCAAGGAGCGGAAACGACTCCTTTTGTGGGTGTCTCAAAGTCTCAATTGTAGTTtcgaaagtaaaattaaagataaaaaggaaaacataCAAGGTGCCGGAGGCAAAGTAAAATgtagaaattaaaacaaacaggaaattaaaaagaagatgaaagaagaaacatgaacgtaaaagagaaaaagacgtaaaagtaaagaaattttattaataaaaactgaaagaaagcaaagtacaagtgtttgagttcagaggaattacttaagattcCCAATTTTACTCTGTGATGCCAAGGGGTTGAGAGTGTTTTGGGTCTCTAAGTGTTTTCCAAGAAGAACTGAACTGATTACAACGTGTTCCTAAAGCTCTATTTATAGGCTAGCCTAATCTCAATGGGCAGTTACTCTTTGTACACCacttgcaagaaatttaaatttcttgtagcTGTTCCCGCACTTCTTACTTGctgttaatttcaaaatttaaataaataaccaaCTATCACATGATCtaacttaatttaaaataaatataaatattatatatagaaacattaccaaataactaattattttttttaataattttcttataaaatttatattttgtctaACACCTCCatacaaaaataattagaaaCTTACTGATAATGCAATTTGAAACAAATATctatatttcttctttaattttctttataccTTGAAAGAAAATTAGAATTCATAGTTATAAAGAAAACCCAACTTAGCTTGCGGATTTGTAATAGCAAATTAtgaataaattgaatatataaaattagtttttagctaGGTTGGGTTGATTAGCTGacttaataacaacaacaacaataacaacaaagctTTATCCGACTAGGTGGAGTCGAGCTACATAAATCAAATAACACCATTGAGTTCTGTCacgtatcatgtctacagagagactgtttacatgtagattttgtttgaccacctcatggatggtcttcttaggtcttcctctgcctttcacttctttttcatcttccatctcatctacCCTCTTGAATGGATGTTCTGTCGGTCtttttctcacatgtccaaaccacttgaGACACAATTCTATCATTTATTttacaatgggtgctactccaactcttttccttatatcttcgttccttattttattcaATTACATACGATCACTCACCCATCTCAATATCTTTATCTCTGCTacactcaacttatgttcgtACTCCCTTTTGACTGCCCAACACTCCATACCATAAAGCTTAGCCGGTCTTATAGTAGCGCAATAGAATTTACCTTCaaattttaaaggcacttttatttacatataaaaccagatgcactccacTATTTTGACCAACTTACTTAAATACTATGATTAGCTTActtaataacaaaaaagaaaatttcaaaactTATGCAACTCAATACAAACAATTTTTTTCTCTCAATGTCTACAATATATATCTCAAAGCTTTATTTCCATTTGATagattgataaataataataataaactattaaattatgtaaaaaatagaTACTGTCCACGTGAACTttgtaattttgaaaaaaaacttTCATTTAGTTATTATGACAATAGTTAAAAGGGTAGTACACGAAACATTGAGTTCTTAGGGCGGCGTTTATTTACAAAAATGAAATACTGAGACAGAACCAGAGacacaaaattatatttaacggatcaaacatgaataaaaatattgtatctagagacactgaattagtgtatttggTATTCATCCTAACAGAAAAGACATAAAAACATTAACAAATGACacaacttatattttattttttctttcattattcttgttaattttttatatttatattttttttactattatatttttcttctcaaattttttgggcgaaaaaaatgagaataaattaaattttcataatttattctagtttatcaccaaatagaatataaaacacaaaattttgtgtcctgTTCTCAGAAATAAACACAACCGCCTAggttatttatactttttttttttgctaattaGGGGAAGTTCGCCGTACTCCCCGGCGAACTCTATGACGGAGTTCGCCGCACTCTCCGACGAACACTATAATATATATAGAGTTCGCCGCACACCCCGGCGATCTCTAGGCAAAGTTCCCACGATAAATGCCAGTTAGAGAATGAAGTTGAGCACCTGACTTTGTTCTCCACAATCATTTTGgctgttgttgatttttttttttataatggcaAGAAATTCACTGTTATTCATTCATTATGATGGATAAATGGTGTATGATGAAGAAGGTTCTATCGCTTTTAGATCGAACCAACCGATATTTACCCATCTGACAGCGAAAATCAACAGTTTAGAGTTGTTAAAGAATCTGATATTATTTTTCGTGGGGATGCAAGAGACAAAGAAGGTGAAGAAAATCTACTATAGATATCCAATCGAAATAGGTGGTAGTTTAATTTATAAAAGGTATGTCAGAGCTGTGTTGTATTTGTTGATGATATATTTACTTGAACATACTTGTGAGAAAAACCTTATTGTCTTTTGAATCAGGTATCATCTGCGTGACGACGAGGACGTACGTCTTATACAGTCTTGGCACAATCGCTGGACAAATGTTCATTTGTTGGAGTTATCTGTGTTCCTCGTCGATTTGGGTGGCCGAAGATCGTTCGCGGATACTGTCGATGATAGTTTGTTAAGTGGGCCTGTTAGACGAAATATCAGACGGATGATGGTGGATCTGAATATGGCTCCTGAAGGTAGTCAAGAAGGGTCTAATGTTGAAGTCGGCAATGCTGAGTTGGATGACGGCGTTGAAAGTCACGAGGGTTCCGCTGTTAGGGATCCGATGATGGATCAGTATGAAGTTAACCCCGACGATGAAGATGATACTGAAGAAGAATCAGCCGAAATTCCTGATGATGGTgacgaggaagaagagatgaactATTACGGTGACACGCAAATTGCTCTGACACAATCTGCTATTTTGTAACCGTATGACCGCCTGGATCACTTCTCTAGGTTGAACCTCGATGCAATGATGTCTGATTGGTCCTTTACAAAGGGAGGCGCTGAAGAGGATCCAAGGAATGAGTTCGAGGTTGGACAACATTTTCGAAACAAGGAAGAAGTCATGTTGGCTGTTAAGACATACAACATCAAGAGGGTTGTGGAGTACAATAGTATTATGTAGTGACCAGTGGAGGTATAGTGCACAGTGTATCCAATTCGGACCCGGTTGTAATTGGAGCATACACATATCATATCGTCGTAAAGTAGAAAAGTGGGAGGTGAGGAGATACATTGGTCCTCAcaaatgcatgcaaacttcaATGGGGCAAGATTATCGTCGGTTGGATTCGAAGATGATTTCTCAACACATTTTCACGATGGTAAAAGCGGATCCAACAATAAGCATCAGGGTTCTACAAGGACATGTAGAGAATCACTTCGGTTACAAGGCGTCATACAGAAAGGTTTGGCTCGCAAAACAAAGAGTCATTGCTAGCATATATGGggattgggaggagtcatacaacGAGCTTCTTCGTTGGTTGTTCACTATGCAAATGTACTTGCCTGGTAAGAATTACTTCATTGTGGTTATATGTTATTAAGACAAGAACAGTATATGATATGTTTATTGAGAATTTGTTTGTAGGTACTTGGGTGCAACTTGTCACTCAATTTTGACTTGGTTCTGCCGACTCCGTCATGTTTCATCGGGTGTTTTGGATGTTTCCACCATGTACCGAGGCTTTCAAGCATTACAAGTCACTAATTTCCATTGATGGCACACACTTATATGGTAAATATGGTGGGACGCTGCTCATGGCCATAGCTCAGGATGGCAACGCAAATATTTTGCCTATTGCATTTGCCGTTGTCGAGGGTGAGACAAAGGAGGCATGGTCGTTCTTTCTGTCGTATCTGCGTCAGCATGTGACTCCACAACCCGGTGTCTTAGTAATTTCAGACAGGCACAAATCAATTGATGGTGCATTGAATGCCGATGATAGTTTATGGAAACCACCTCATGCTTTCCAGGCATTTTGTACGAGACACATTGCTGCCAACTTCATGAATCACTTCAAGAACAAGGACTTGAAGAAGGTTCTGATTAATGCAGCGTATTCGAAGTCGCAGCGGGAGTTCGTTCATTATTTCGGGCATCTGAGGGGCAAAAATGAGGCAATCACGAGGTGCCTTGAAGAGATGCCAAGCTCACAGTGGGCACAGTATGCGGATGAGGGTCGTAGATTCGGGCACATGACGGCAAATATCTCCGAGTGCATAAACGCTGTCATGAAAGGTTCTCACAATTTGCCAGTCACGGCTCTTATCAAGTCAAGTTATTTCCGGTTAGGAAAAATTTTTGCCAGGAAGGGTTCCGAGGCCCTTGCCCAACTCCAAGTCGGTGCCGAGTTCTCACAGACGCTGATGAAGGCCATAGAGTTCAACTCGAAGCACATCAACACAATGAATATTTATCAGTTTGATCGTTTGCGAACTAGCTTCACGGTTGAAGAGTTAGCGGCAGTGCCTGGGTCCAGACAACAGAACTACCAGGTTCTACTCGACGAATGCAAGTGTGACTGTGGGTATTTTCAGGCGCTTCATCTTCCGTGTCGTCACGTCCTCGCAGCATGCTCCCATGCAAGAATTGATTAGATGGGGTTTATGCATCCTGTGTATCGCATGGAGTCGGTATTCAACGTTTACAGGTCAGAGTTTCGTCCGATTGGACATGAGGATGATTGGCCATCCTATGACAGACCCCGCATTTGGCCCAACCCTAAGATGATGAGAGTGAAGAAAGGTCAACCAGTCAGCTCAAGAATCCAGAACAACATGGATGACGTCGAGCATACCGGGAAAAAAGGTGCAGATTGTGTCGTCAGACTGGTCACACGTGGAAGACGTGTACCGCTATCGACGGTGGAGGTGTGTCGCCGAGCCGACGTTAGTTAGCTATATGGGTTTATTATAACTGTTATGATTGTAATTTGACTTTCGTGTAATTTAATCTGCGAGAAAAGTTgttgaaattaaatttatttggTTGTTAAATTCTAATGCAATGATGTGACCCTAGGGGTCTGAAGGACAGGTATCCTCCGGGCAAGCGTCCCGTTAGAGTCCCAACTGTCTGGGTCCCAGCCTCTGGGCCATGGCCTGGGGGATAACCGGGTCTCTGTCCCGGTGAATCTCCTCACCCCCTTGCCTCTCTCGGCCTCTATCATGTCTGCCTCTACCTCTGGCTCTCCCCTATCCCCGTCCCCGACCTCTCCCTCTCCCGGCGGCTGATTGCAACTCTAGGAGATGACCATCCTCAGGCTGATGTAACTCTGGAGCAGGTGGATGCTATATAGGCAGGTCCTCTGGCACCACCCCCGCCGGCACTAGGTGCTGGTCACCCTGACCAAATAACTCAGTGTGTGCCCACTGTAGGTATCAAGTCATATACGGTAGTGAAGAACGCAGGTCTATATGATGATGGATGTGTAGACGATGGTTGACCCGTTGATCCCATAACTCATGCCATCCCCCAAGCAAGTGTGGTAACCACTCGCCCCATCCAAATCTACCATCCATCTTGTGCATGCTGTAGATGTCCAATGGCCTGGTCAGGATGTGCTGTAGGCCACCGAACTACCGCACCACCTGGTCCACCTGATGCCACTCAACAATGGCAAAGCAAAGCAGCGGCCAGACAACCGCCGCCGTGTGGTCAGACTCAGCAAACGCGTGTAGAACTATACCCTGCAGCTGTGGGTCGGCATATGGCGTCTAATCAACCTGTTTCCAATATGCAAGTTGGTGTTATTATTCAATCTTCATATGCAAAACACATAAAATAGAGTAAACTGGCTACACTTAAACATTTATGACTTACGTAGAGCATCCCAATCCCATTCAGGATACACCTGTAATGCCTAAGGCGCCTCTCGTCTCTAGCGTTGTCAGGCCGGTACTGAACCCACCTACAACCTCGCGGTAAAAGTTACATCACAAATCAGTTATATTAAAcacttaatataataaattaacaaagtattattgcagaaaataaacaaaa
This window contains:
- the LOC112756579 gene encoding uncharacterized protein gives rise to the protein MFHRVFWMFPPCTEAFKHYKSLISIDGTHLYGKYGGTLLMAIAQDGNANILPIAFAVVEGETKEAWSFFLSYLRQHVTPQPGVLVISDRHKSIDGALNADDSLWKPPHAFQAFCTRHIAANFMNHFKNKDLKKVLINAAYSKSQREFVHYFGHLRGKNEAITRCLEEMPSSQWAQYADEGRRFGHMTANISECINAVMKGSHNLPVTALIKSSYFRLGKIFARKGSEALAQLQVGAEFSQTLMKAIEFNSKHINTMNIYQFDRLRTSFTVEELAAVPGSRQQNYQVLLDECKCDCGYFQALHLPCRHVLAACSHARID